The sequence below is a genomic window from Glycine max cultivar Williams 82 chromosome 20, Glycine_max_v4.0, whole genome shotgun sequence.
ATCAAATGTCGCAATAAAAACATGAAGGAAAAAGACAAATTACAATACACATAAGAATAATAAGCatacaataactaaataaaaatattagaaaaaaggtCATGCCAAACttctaaaataataactatttcAACATGTTGGAGCATTTTGACATGTAAGTGATTTTTCTATTCCTTTTAAACTTTAATAGTTACATATGATATTTCCCAAAGAACTAAATGAGGATCTGAAGCatcaagtaaaataaaaaggagataACAAATATACCTTGAAAAAACACCTTTATGTCGAGCACCAGCATGGACCAAGCTATATCGCTCAGTGACTTGAACGCTTCCCCAGTGAGATATTTCAATTTCCCGTTCTAGCTCCTCAACAACAGCAAAGgcattgttattttcaaaatgaataaGTACAGGAGAATATGAATACGGGGGATGATTTTCATATGGCCCGTATTTCAACTCTGTACCAGCACGTTTAGTGGGGTCCATCACTGTGAATGATTCTACCCGAGTGCTTGGAGTCTTAATAAAAGTTGTCTGTTGCTTGACATGATAGGGAGACAATAATATTGCACTATCACGGAAATAAACCAACTGTGACTCTGATTGACTTATTTCTACTGGGAAAGGTTCCAGAGAATGTGTCAATATGTAAAGCACCTCTAGTGTTGTGGTTTCACCTTTACTTAATGGAGTTAACAAAGTTATAGAGAAAAACTTAGTTCCATTTGGTCCATCAGGTAGCTCGGCAGATTTGACATCTAGAGGAACATaagttttcttcttcctcttcccagAAGTTGCAGCAGCTCTGACTATTGCTAGATGTTCTACTTCAGTGGGTGAAAAGGCAATATGTACTTCTGAAGTAGGAGATGTCCCCAAATTTTCAACCTGAAAGGACAGCTCTTTGAAATATAAGATCTGCAAATTTCGTAAATGATGCTATAATAGCACAATCCattggaaagaaataaaaacaaataatttcaaGACAAATTTGGCACTAACAAACTGATTTATTGTCTAAGAAttgaaaacaaatcatgaacTTCAATAGACTCATGGAATGGTCAGCAGCAGAGCTGAGGGGGAAAGTGGGGATGCCATAACCCCCccaagtttttattattttcatgcaTTCACTCAGATATTCATTATTTAGTTGGTGGCTATCATAAAAAGAATAGATTTCCACATAGCTATTTAATTTAAGGTCCTTCCCCTTTCATTTTATGCATACCAAATGTGAATTAAGTGTTTGCAGAAGGTACCTCTAATCAAATTGGGCAAAAGTAAAACTGAGCAGCCCAGTAACTTAATCAAATACCACTGAGCATAACCACTCCATCTAGACATACTGCACTTAAGTTAGATCCTTACTCACAGGCTCACAGCTGAATATGGAACACAATTTACAGATATGCAAAGTAGCAACCATGACAAACACAAGACAGAGTTATTATCAAAAGTGTAATAGTATGGAGAGGTTACCTTCAACGTCAAGTACACCTTAATAATGTGAGAAGTCAAGTCAATCTGCAAGGATCATTAGCATATTAGTCATGCAATGTATAAAAAAGAGCATTTGAAAGATAGAAAAATATGATGAAAGATATACAATATTTCCtcaacaccaaaaaaaaaaatcacatggaCATATCAACAATTGTTGTGggggaaaaaaaaactcatcctAACTTAATTTACCAAAAATCGTATTCAGAAAGAGCACAAATTAGTCCACTTGTACCCTCCAACAAAtcatacaacttttttttttaactaaaaacaaacaaacaaacaaaatagaatAATGAGTCTTCAAATTCccaaaactctaaaaaaatacaagagtGGCACCGAAAGAAAAAGCAGACACATAAAGGGAAGGACAAAGAACCCAGGTGACACAGTTGACACAAGAATTGCCCATTTACACGAATCTATGATATACCCATGTGGCGAGTTCAAATTTTTTAGGCAGTGATCAGCACCCCCAAAACAATTCCCTCCATTTTGGCACAGATCTTGAGCGAAAACAAACGAGAATCTTAGtgcaaaaagagaaaacctACCCTGCGTTCAGCATTGGCGATCTGAAGGTGTTGGGAAGGAGAGGAGTTGACAATTGAGagaagggagagaaagaggaaaAGGGTTAGCAGAGGTTGAGGAACCATTGCAGTTGACAGAAGCAGGGGAGACTCAGACACTCTAGTCTACACTTTCGGTTTTATTAATAACTCTCAATACACGACGCTCGAATCTCATTTTGGGTCAAAAAAACACAGTTAAGGCCCTTACTACTTTCACCCCCATccccacttttttattttaattactcgttatactctttttttcttaaagggATACACCACTTTGGAACCTCCTTTTTCTCTTCAAGAAATGTCTTTCTGAAATATTATATGCATATTCCATATATGTAGTTCTAGAAATACATAATATGCATTGttattctaaaaaaacattCTGGTAGTAAAAAAACATACCCTAACCAACTCACTCAAGAGACTCCACAACCTGCAATCGTTGACATAGTAAAACTAGATTAGAAAAGGAATGCTTAATTGAATGCACTTGAAGGAGAGAAGTCATTGTCAAAAGTTTTGCTTGCATTTGAAGTGTATAATAGTCTTAATAGATGAAATTAGTGATGAATGGACCTTGAACATAACATGTAGGAAAATGCACAATGTTACATATAATATACacaatattatataatgaaGATGAGGttcaaaattagattttaaagAACAATAAAGATAAGATGAAAATGAGATTCTATATAGGATTTAAAGGATaacaatgataaaataaaaataaaactaccaAACATGGAGTGTAAGATAAGGGTTTAAAAGGGTAAATTTGATGCAAAGAATATAACATGTGGTAACCTTGTGTGTTTTCTCTCATGTGACACTGTATTTCAAGGTATTTCATTGCAAATTTCATCTACTACATACCTTAATTGCAAAGTAAAGCTTTTAACAATGGCTTTTCTCCTTTAAGTGCATTCTAATAATCATTCATTTTCTAATCTAGGTttacaacataaaaaattacagACACTCTTAAGTAATTTGGTTaaggtatattttattattatcaaaaatatctttttggaGTAACATATACTTATTATGGAAATGTATTTTCGGGACTATGTATCGTAGTTCTGGAAATATATTTCCATAATagatatatattaatcaaaaaatacatttccaaaagaaaaacaaggagGTTCCAAGGAGTGTGTAAccctttaaagaaaaaatgtataatggataattaaaatataaaaaggagcAATGGGGGTATACTTAGAGAAAATGGaggtgaaaataataaatacagcCTTCTTTAAGATTTAGGTCGACCCAACCCAACGAGTGAAATCATTTCACTTTAtcatttctaaatggcttaaataGGGGGCTCgcgattcttttatttttttttctttgtaagatatttattttttttaattttttttaaatttgtattttttttatttttaattcctgtAATCGCAAACTTACGTGaactataaatgaaaaaattaaaatcttaaaaaaactaaaattgaaaaaacataacTAGTAGaactaataataaacaaaaagataaaaccaTTTAAATTAATAGCCACTTAAAATCTTAGACTCATGATAATCaaccatttaaattattttcataaataaataagctTAATTTCATTGTGAtcctatttttctattttaataacttattttttaaatcatcttACATACATTTTTGCactaaaataatgatttaattaaggaaagcaaAACAGACCCCACACATTTTCTAGGTTAATTCTGGAAAAACATATCACTAGAAAGCACCACTAATTAAAATGACAACGTAATTGAGCATGAACTCACTTTGATAATTAAAAACCACAGGAGAAATTTTTATTAAGGAAAGCAAACACATGAAGCACAATAAAACACTGATTAAAATGATAtcataaacaacaacaaaagattGAGAATAAACTCACTTTGATAATCTTTCACCACGAGAATGAGGCCTTCCAGGTTTTATATTTCCGTGAGCAgggcaatttttttaaaataatatttttaagtcttaaattttacataaatatttataattatgattttataaaatatatgcaataaaatttgttgacatcgaaaataataataaattagtatagatgttaacaataaattttaacaagaaCATCctattaattatcaattgtgttataaaatttattgaactaaaatgattttgtttttctttgggattgttagaaagtaagaaaaaaaataatgttgtgtTGTGGCATACCCATTGCTGAAAGAACAAATTTTAATGAACTTCTTGGTGTACTGAAAAATAGAAGCATATTGAAGCCTAAAAAACAATGACAAGGATaacaaagatgaagaaaaaaagttataagaagaataatgataaaacaaaataatatattttttagtatgtATCAAACTTTAAGTTGTCAAATCTCTTATAtaatcttggcagatttgtctCATTTGCAAATGTAATAATAAATAGtatttaatcattaaataattacaatgaaattaatatagaagagaaacaaataaaGTCATTTGATTACAAAtgcaattatttatatattttaaaataacaacaaataattataaaagaaaaaaaaattagaaaaggaaATAGCTTAAATATCTAAACAGAGGATGTGCAATTATCTTCCTAATAgagattataaaaaagaaataaaatatttatttaaaataataaatatcaatatCTTCACGAGAtaagtattataaataaaataaaatattttatcaaaagatataaataagaataaatatatCTTAGCagctaaaatttcaaatataaacaaTCACCTTTTTTTACAGATATAAAAAttcatcttaattaattattttaattttaaaatataatatacattaaGAAATGAAGTTGCAAAAAATTTAGGACAGCACCTGTCCGTGAGCCCCTTATGCAGTTCGattaaggttttaaaaattattttaacaacgTTGCCTACGAACAAAACCTACACTTGCAGCCAAAATTTGTTGAGGTTGTCCTTCAATGCCTTGAAACAAaacttcaataataataatagaaataaatttCTATGCGATGCGAAACCCTGAAACATAGGTTTTCAGTTTTTGGTTTCTCCTCGAAATGGGAAGCACATCATGGACTGCATCTTTTCCCATCTTCTCTATCGCTTTGCTCTCAACGCTCCTCTGTTGTAAAGAGTATTAAACAAcctgtttaatttcttttgttctttgtcTTATTTATCTTATCTGTAATAAATTAAGTTATACATTAATTGTTTTCGGTTTTACTGTATTTTAAAGCTTAATTACCTTAGGTCATGTTATATTGCAATTAATGACAGATTATATATTGaaactaactttttttatagacttattttaaatttctatatagaaaaaaaactatGTAATAAGAGGAGAgaccaaaaggaaaaaaaatgttaaattattttataattatcttaaCTTAGTTAGTTTAgacattcaatttatttaaatgtaaattaaaataataaaatcatcgcttgttttttattcttaatattattaatgaatgttcattttatttttttagccacgttgatttttatctttaaatttataaaaaaaatgttaaaatgactattattaaaaaaatttaaagaaaaaagtgcTTCTGTTTTATATTTGGTAAACAGTGTTATTTGGCACGAAGGGACAATAACTAATCATACCATGTGAGTCCATGTAAAATTCTATCTTTACATTAtcctccatttttatttttttacctttgatccaataatatttatttgtacTGTGCATATGAAAACATGTACGTACCAAAAACTATTTCTCTTTATTCAGTCCCCTTATGATTAGGTTGTAGATTTTGTACGCAGTTTTGgaaattagtaaaaaattacACACATAGGTAGTGTGAAAAACAATTTTAGTAGTATTAACAGTAGGTCCCATGAGAGTTGTTTGGACTTTTTATCTTTATGACGGTCTTGACGCTCCTCTGTAGATGTGAATGCGAGATGGATAATTTGGATTTAATTTGGATTGATCATAGACTTAGAAACTCGCCCCGACTTCTACCGTCGTCCAAGTCATGGAGTTATTTTCTAGGGACTGGACGCATGATaactactttttatttattattataaaaaccatacttctaatatatgtatatatatatatatatatatatatatattacatttagttattctaataaatacattgtatttgataattataacatttaattGCATTGTATAGGTTAATATATACGATAAAATGTGTTTTAtggtaatatttgttttttatcctgcatttcttttgttgatttttgttctctgatttttattttttttaaattttggcaaaatattatttttggttttcttaGTTGTCTTTAATTTCGATTTTAGTCTCCCTTTAAATTCATTCATGAATTTAGTCCCCTAATTATATCAAATCCTGTAAATGTGATTTcccaaatccaaatttaaacGTTGACGGTCATAATACAAAGAAACGTTGAGAGTCATATATCACGTTTTGATTGAACATGAAAAGATGCGTTTAAGGATCCACTCTTTTTGTTCATCGTTCAATCAAAACTTAACACGCTATAATAATTTCTTTGTGACAGTCAATGTTCGGGATCACATTTATAAGAATTGACATAACTAAGAGGATAAATTTAAAGGaagattaaaatcaaaattaaaaataagagataaaaaatataattttaccttaaatttttattatcacTTATTAATGACCTAACATATATTAAATCTCATGTCATTTTAAAATGATCATTGACGCGACATGTTTCTATGTGGTGATAtgcatcatttttaaaatttatgaggattaaaatcaataaaaaaaattgaaagacaaAAGATATTACtatatttaagtaaataaaaatatatttaagttttaattatatattaggtTTAGTAAGTATGATACTTAAGAGCGTTGTTATTCAGTACAAATAACATACGCACAAAACGCATGAATTGTATATGTAATATGTGGTTTAAtaccaaatttaaaaaaataataataataaaaagctaataaaaatgtaaagtaGATAGACTTTAACGGAAATCAAGGTTCAAACCTATTCGTACGTAATAGTATTTTCCAATATTTAATACCGCCAACATGTATGTAGTCAATTTATCTTATAGATcaatctatctatatatagatGAATagcaaataattgttttttttacagaataattaattaagtttatgtatcaattttaattcattttcgtTAGTTAATGTCATACCAGAGCAGCTTCAGCGTTTTGTTGTAGATGATAACcttcaattaattaagtttatgCATCAATTGTAATTCATTTTCGTGAGTTATATGATAACAAGTACTtgcaaaatagaaatatttttatatgtgaaCATAATTTAATCATAATGAGCGTTTAGAAacgaatcaaaattaaaaaattaaactcattatgTTATGTGATTCCGTGAATACATAcat
It includes:
- the LOC100817179 gene encoding dolichyl-diphosphooligosaccharide--protein glycosyltransferase subunit 1B; amino-acid sequence: MVPQPLLTLFLFLSLLSIVNSSPSQHLQIANAERRIDLTSHIIKVYLTLKVENLGTSPTSEVHIAFSPTEVEHLAIVRAAATSGKRKKKTYVPLDVKSAELPDGPNGTKFFSITLLTPLSKGETTTLEVLYILTHSLEPFPVEISQSESQLVYFRDSAILLSPYHVKQQTTFIKTPSTRVESFTVMDPTKRAGTELKYGPYENHPPYSYSPVLIHFENNNAFAVVEELEREIEISHWGSVQVTERYSLVHAGARHKGVFSRVEYQTKPGGTGVSSFKHLLAKLPPRVHSVYYRDGIGNISSSHLRTDSWKSELEIEPRYPLFGGWKSTFVIGYGLPLQDFLFESPDGRRYLNFTFGCPLVETVVDKLIVKVVLPEGSKDPTVEIPFEVKQHLEIKYSYLDVVGRTVVVLEKRNAVPEHNTPFQVYYRFNPIFMLAEPLMLVSAFFLFFVASVAYLHIDLSIRK